In Clostridium ljungdahlii DSM 13528, the genomic window TTCAGCTCGTTAAATATTTTGATAAGGCTAAGCAAAATATTTGAAAGAACTTCATCATTGTAAAAATATTCCTACATATAAGTTGATTTTTAAGTTAGAAAGTCTAAAATTTGGTGCTCTCAAAGTCTCTAATTGTATTTTTTTAGTTTTATTACAAAAAGTTCGATAAAAAGTGTTACTTTTATGAATAAAATGTGGTCTTATATAGTAAAAGGTATATATTTTCAAATTTAGCTTAATTTACATAGTACACATTTCAATTATAAATGGTATAGAGGTTACATTGTAAAGATTACTTTAAAGATACTGTATTGGGGGAATGGCTATGGAAAATGACATCCACCTGAAGGAGCTTATAAAGGGAGTTAAAAATGGAGAATCTTACTGGATAGCTAGACTAGAAACACACTTTATAAAAATTATAAAAGCACTTTATTATAAAAAGATGTTTAAACACTGTGGAAGTATTTATGAGGAAGATGTGAAAAATAAATGTCTTCACAAAATGATTGTATCCTGTAAAAAATTCAGGGGAAGTACCTGGAGTGAATTTACAAGCTACAACATAAAGATAATAAGCAGTGTAATAGTAAATGCTATAAATAGTACTTCTAAAGTAAAAAATATTACTCTAAATTTAGAAAACGATCTCAACCAAGAAAATGCAATGGACTATA contains:
- a CDS encoding sigma-70 family RNA polymerase sigma factor; translation: MENDIHLKELIKGVKNGESYWIARLETHFIKIIKALYYKKMFKHCGSIYEEDVKNKCLHKMIVSCKKFRGSTWSEFTSYNIKIISSVIVNAINSTSKVKNITLNLENDLNQENAMDYMRIRHKGSMTMEDEILNRIILEEMFEYFNGKLSEKERKTMHLIIHYDNLKEYSRKSNCNYDALKQRVYRLRKKLNKLRKNYYLKIGLDEI